One Cytophagales bacterium DNA window includes the following coding sequences:
- a CDS encoding NUMOD4 domain-containing protein: MANAKGDKAEELWAGIPGFQNYEVSSRGKIRSKTRKTWHRGSKTHMTLKGKLMKQRWNKTCKCYFLDLIDDDGRRRTVYPHKEVAKAFVDNGDGEKTMIIHEDNNPRNNSSSNLKWMTPSEHMKWQFEVGNKNNYKVWKTRKKLYKNGFKETTVLPGRPRKNPKPEEVSA, encoded by the coding sequence ATGGCAAACGCAAAAGGCGATAAAGCCGAAGAATTATGGGCTGGTATCCCAGGCTTCCAGAATTACGAAGTTTCCAGTCGAGGTAAGATTAGAAGTAAAACAAGAAAAACATGGCACAGGGGGAGTAAAACTCACATGACCCTGAAAGGCAAGTTGATGAAGCAACGTTGGAATAAGACGTGCAAATGTTACTTCTTGGATCTAATCGATGATGATGGTCGAAGAAGAACGGTTTATCCACACAAAGAAGTGGCCAAAGCCTTTGTTGACAATGGCGATGGTGAGAAGACCATGATCATTCACGAGGACAACAACCCAAGGAACAATAGTTCCAGTAATCTGAAGTGGATGACGCCATCTGAACACATGAAATGGCAATTTGAAGTAGGGAACAAGAACAATTATAAAGTTTGGAAAACGAGAAAGAAACTTTATAAAAACGGTTTCAAAGAAACCACAGTTCTTCCAGGAAGGCCAAGGAAAAATCCCAAACCCGAAGAGGTAAGTGCCTAA
- a CDS encoding ketoacyl-ACP synthase III has product MFLNSISYYLPEQRISNDYFTDLSGISDDWIIERTGIKERRRAAADENTHTMAIEAVKRMDKDLSDVDLIVGATYTPHDTIVTLAHAIQNHLDVSDIPTVTITSACSSFINAAEIVEGYFAMGKAKKALVVTSEHNTAFSNDAEPKSGPLWGDAAAVSLFEKEPSPGGLTVKAIKSAGAANIGKAMDGVMLRVKTGMSMPNGKDVFINACAKMSNITEQILTENNYQLADLNYLAPHQANYRITKKVLSNLGLTAEKALSNIQYLGNTGCAGAVIAMGEKWHDFKAGDVVVSSVFGGGYSYGSMLMVK; this is encoded by the coding sequence ATGTTTCTGAACAGTATCTCCTATTATTTGCCAGAACAGCGAATCAGTAATGATTATTTTACTGATCTGTCCGGAATCTCGGACGACTGGATTATTGAACGAACAGGAATAAAGGAAAGGCGCCGGGCGGCGGCTGATGAAAACACCCATACGATGGCCATCGAGGCGGTTAAGCGCATGGATAAAGACTTATCCGATGTGGATTTGATCGTTGGAGCAACCTATACGCCTCACGATACCATTGTTACACTGGCCCACGCCATTCAGAATCACCTGGATGTTTCAGATATTCCCACGGTTACTATTACCTCAGCTTGCTCCTCTTTTATCAATGCAGCTGAAATCGTAGAAGGCTATTTTGCGATGGGCAAGGCCAAAAAGGCCTTGGTGGTTACTTCAGAGCACAACACGGCTTTCAGTAATGATGCAGAACCCAAGTCCGGGCCGCTTTGGGGAGATGCTGCGGCGGTCTCGTTGTTCGAAAAAGAACCCTCACCTGGCGGGTTGACAGTAAAAGCAATAAAATCAGCTGGGGCCGCCAATATTGGAAAGGCCATGGATGGGGTAATGCTGAGGGTAAAAACAGGTATGTCTATGCCTAATGGCAAGGATGTGTTCATCAATGCCTGTGCTAAGATGTCGAATATCACTGAACAGATTCTGACAGAAAACAATTATCAGCTTGCGGATCTGAACTACCTCGCGCCACATCAGGCCAATTACAGGATCACCAAAAAAGTATTAAGTAATCTCGGGTTAACAGCAGAAAAAGCCCTGTCCAATATTCAGTACCTGGGAAATACGGGATGTGCAGGAGCCGTCATCGCAATGGGTGAGAAATGGCATGATTTTAAGGCCGGAGATGTCGTTGTGTCCTCTGTTTTTGGTGGCGGATACAGCTACGGCTCGATGTTAATGGTGAAGTAG
- the rpmA gene encoding 50S ribosomal protein L27, whose amino-acid sequence MAHKKGVGSSKNGRESESKRLGVKIYGGQAAIAGNIIVRQRGTKHHPGDNVGIGRDHTLFALIDGTVRFQKGARNRSFVHIDPAQA is encoded by the coding sequence ATGGCTCATAAGAAAGGAGTAGGTAGCTCGAAAAACGGCCGGGAGTCGGAAAGTAAACGACTTGGTGTGAAAATCTATGGTGGACAGGCGGCAATCGCTGGCAACATCATTGTAAGACAAAGAGGAACGAAGCATCATCCTGGAGATAACGTAGGGATTGGTAGAGATCACACGTTGTTTGCTTTGATTGATGGAACTGTTCGATTCCAAAAAGGAGCACGTAACAGATCATTTGTTCACATCGATCCGGCACAAGCCTGA
- the rplU gene encoding 50S ribosomal protein L21, producing the protein MYAIVDIAGKQFKVEKDKFVYAPLLDQEAGSTVDFDNVLLVDDEGKVKVGTPTLKGAKVSGKVLEHVKGDKVIVFKKKRRKGYKVKNGHRQQFSKVLIEDIKN; encoded by the coding sequence ATGTACGCAATTGTAGATATCGCCGGGAAGCAGTTCAAAGTAGAGAAAGATAAGTTCGTTTACGCTCCTTTGTTAGATCAGGAAGCAGGTAGCACAGTGGACTTTGACAATGTTTTGCTTGTGGATGATGAAGGCAAAGTAAAGGTAGGTACACCCACTTTGAAAGGTGCCAAAGTCTCTGGTAAAGTCCTGGAGCATGTGAAAGGTGACAAAGTCATCGTTTTCAAGAAGAAGAGAAGAAAAGGCTATAAGGTGAAAAACGGTCACCGTCAGCAGTTCTCTAAGGTTTTAATCGAAGACATCAAAAACTAA
- a CDS encoding ribonucleoside-diphosphate reductase small subunit — protein MSSEVNAQLEEPILKENSNRFVLFPIQHDDIWQFYKKAEASFWTAEEIDLGQDLKDWKGLTDGERHFISHVLAFFAASDGIVNENLAENFVAEVQYTEAKFFYGFQIAIENIHSETYSLLIDTYVKDPKEKDHLFNAIDTMDCVKKKADWALRWIDEGSFAERLIAFAAVEGIFFSGSFCSIFWMKKRGLMPGLSFSNELISRDEGLHCDFACLLYNNHLINKLAPETVQKIISDAVEIEKEFVTDALPVKLIGMNADLMCQYIEFVADRLLMELGCSKIYQSSNPFDFMEMISLQGKTNFFEKRVGEYQKAGVLNADKEGPKFSLDEDF, from the coding sequence ATGAGCAGTGAGGTTAACGCACAGTTGGAGGAACCGATTCTGAAAGAGAATAGCAATCGCTTTGTTCTCTTCCCGATTCAACATGATGACATATGGCAGTTCTATAAAAAAGCAGAAGCAAGCTTTTGGACCGCTGAAGAAATCGACCTGGGACAGGATCTGAAAGATTGGAAGGGATTGACAGATGGAGAACGTCACTTTATTAGTCATGTATTAGCATTTTTCGCGGCAAGCGATGGTATCGTCAACGAAAACCTGGCAGAGAACTTCGTAGCAGAGGTACAATACACAGAAGCAAAATTCTTTTACGGATTCCAAATTGCTATTGAAAACATTCATTCAGAAACCTACTCCTTATTAATAGATACGTACGTCAAAGATCCTAAAGAGAAGGATCACCTCTTCAACGCCATCGATACCATGGATTGCGTGAAGAAGAAAGCAGATTGGGCGCTACGTTGGATCGATGAAGGAAGTTTTGCAGAAAGACTCATCGCGTTCGCAGCGGTTGAGGGTATCTTCTTTTCCGGTAGTTTCTGCTCTATCTTCTGGATGAAGAAAAGAGGCCTGATGCCAGGCCTGAGTTTTTCAAATGAATTGATCTCTCGTGATGAAGGCTTGCACTGCGATTTTGCATGCTTGCTGTACAACAATCACCTGATCAATAAGCTCGCCCCTGAAACCGTACAAAAGATTATCTCTGATGCGGTAGAAATAGAAAAAGAATTTGTAACAGATGCACTCCCAGTTAAATTGATCGGGATGAATGCTGACCTGATGTGCCAATACATCGAGTTTGTAGCCGACCGATTGTTGATGGAGTTAGGCTGTTCTAAAATATATCAATCCTCAAATCCGTTTGATTTCATGGAGATGATCTCTTTGCAAGGAAAAACGAATTTCTTTGAGAAACGCGTTGGCGAGTATCAGAAAGCTGGTGTTCTGAATGCCGACAAAGAGGGTCCAAAGTTTAGTCTGGATGAGGATTTTTAA
- a CDS encoding ribonucleoside-diphosphate reductase subunit alpha — MLVVKRDGRRESVKFDKITARIEKLCSGLNQDFVKPVEIAKKVIDGLYDGVTTVELDNLAAEVAATMTTRHPDFAKLAARISISNLHKVTSESFSNTMKRLYTHVNPKTGENAALVSTETYGVVKNNAKRLDDAVDYSRDYNYDFFGFKTLERSYLMNLDGKIVERPQHMIMRVAVGIHGEDIDSAIQTYNLMSEKWFTHATPTLFNAGTPKPQLSSCFLLSMQDDSIDGIYDTLKQCAKISQSAGGIGLSIHNIRATGAYIKGTNGTSNGIVPMLRNFDMTARYVDQGGGKRKGSFAIYLEPWHADIFEFLDLKKNHGKEEMRARDLFYAIWIPDLFMKRVEENGDWSLFSPDVAPNLYDTYGDEFEKLYEKYEKEGKARRTVKAQELWFEILESQIETGTPYILYKDHANKKSNQKNLGTIRSSNLCTEIMEYTSKDEVAVCNLASIALSKFVKEDQTFDHQKLYEITKVATRNLNKVIDVNYYPVPEAKTSNMRHRPIGLGVQGLADTFAMMRYPFDSPEARQLNAEIFETIYFAAMETSMEMAQVEGPYETFKGSPVSKGIFQFDMWGVDPNTGRWDWYDLKQKVRKHGVRNSLLVAPMPTASTSQILGNNECFEPFTSNLYVRRVLSGEFIVANKYMMQDLIKLGLWDDNMMNKIKANNGSIQDIPEIPQNIKDLYRTVWEISQKSIIDMAADRGAYICQSQSMNIHLTDANFGKMTSMHFYAWKKGLKTGMYYLRTKAATDAIKFTVQKEEAVQPKAEQVAAPTAAEMSQNQAAMQCSLDDPEGCEMCGS, encoded by the coding sequence ATGTTAGTAGTAAAAAGAGACGGACGTAGAGAGTCCGTAAAATTTGACAAAATCACAGCGAGAATTGAGAAGTTGTGTTCAGGATTGAACCAGGATTTTGTAAAGCCCGTTGAGATTGCGAAAAAGGTAATCGATGGATTGTATGATGGAGTAACCACCGTAGAGCTGGATAATCTGGCTGCTGAAGTTGCTGCTACCATGACTACCCGTCACCCTGATTTTGCAAAGCTTGCGGCCAGAATCTCTATTTCTAACCTGCACAAAGTAACTTCAGAGTCATTCTCAAACACCATGAAGCGCCTGTATACCCACGTCAATCCTAAGACGGGTGAAAATGCGGCATTAGTATCTACCGAGACTTACGGAGTTGTGAAGAACAACGCCAAAAGACTAGATGACGCGGTAGACTATTCAAGAGATTACAACTACGATTTCTTTGGATTCAAGACGCTGGAGCGTTCTTATCTGATGAACCTTGACGGCAAGATCGTAGAAAGACCTCAGCACATGATCATGAGGGTTGCGGTTGGTATCCACGGCGAGGATATCGATTCAGCGATTCAGACGTATAATTTAATGTCTGAAAAGTGGTTCACGCACGCGACTCCTACCTTGTTCAACGCGGGTACACCAAAACCTCAGCTTTCTTCTTGCTTCCTTTTGTCTATGCAAGACGACAGCATCGATGGTATTTACGACACACTAAAACAATGTGCCAAGATTTCTCAATCGGCAGGAGGAATCGGCCTTAGCATCCATAACATCCGCGCAACCGGAGCCTACATCAAAGGCACCAACGGTACTTCCAACGGGATCGTACCGATGCTCCGTAACTTCGACATGACTGCTCGTTATGTTGATCAGGGTGGCGGAAAGAGAAAAGGAAGCTTCGCGATCTATTTGGAGCCATGGCATGCAGACATCTTCGAATTCCTGGACCTGAAAAAGAACCATGGTAAGGAAGAAATGCGGGCAAGAGACCTCTTCTACGCAATCTGGATTCCGGATTTGTTCATGAAGCGAGTAGAAGAAAACGGCGATTGGTCTTTGTTCTCTCCTGATGTAGCTCCTAATCTTTACGACACGTACGGCGACGAATTTGAGAAGCTGTATGAAAAGTACGAGAAGGAAGGCAAAGCCAGAAGAACTGTTAAAGCGCAGGAATTATGGTTTGAAATCCTTGAATCTCAGATTGAGACAGGAACGCCATACATTCTTTATAAAGATCACGCAAACAAGAAATCCAATCAGAAGAACCTCGGTACCATCCGTTCGAGCAACTTGTGTACGGAGATCATGGAGTACACCTCTAAAGATGAAGTAGCCGTATGTAACCTGGCATCAATTGCTCTTTCTAAGTTTGTGAAAGAAGATCAGACTTTTGACCACCAGAAGCTTTATGAAATCACCAAAGTAGCGACCCGTAACCTGAATAAGGTAATTGATGTCAACTACTATCCGGTTCCTGAAGCCAAAACGTCCAATATGCGCCACAGACCTATTGGTCTCGGTGTACAAGGCCTGGCAGACACGTTCGCGATGATGAGATATCCTTTCGATTCTCCCGAAGCGCGACAACTGAACGCCGAAATCTTCGAAACCATCTACTTCGCTGCTATGGAAACGTCCATGGAAATGGCACAAGTAGAAGGTCCATATGAAACATTCAAAGGTTCTCCGGTATCGAAAGGTATCTTCCAATTCGATATGTGGGGTGTAGACCCTAATACAGGACGTTGGGATTGGTATGATCTGAAGCAAAAGGTTAGAAAACATGGTGTGCGTAACTCATTGTTGGTTGCTCCAATGCCAACCGCTTCTACTTCTCAGATCTTAGGAAACAATGAGTGTTTCGAGCCTTTCACTTCGAACCTTTACGTCCGTCGTGTACTTTCAGGTGAGTTCATCGTAGCGAATAAGTACATGATGCAAGACCTGATCAAGCTAGGCTTATGGGATGATAACATGATGAACAAGATCAAAGCCAACAATGGCTCGATCCAGGACATTCCTGAAATCCCCCAAAATATCAAGGATCTGTACAGAACCGTATGGGAGATTTCTCAGAAGTCTATCATCGATATGGCTGCTGATCGTGGCGCATACATCTGCCAAAGCCAGAGTATGAACATCCACCTGACAGATGCCAACTTTGGTAAAATGACCTCTATGCACTTCTATGCATGGAAGAAAGGTCTGAAAACAGGCATGTACTACTTGCGTACCAAGGCGGCAACTGATGCCATCAAGTTTACGGTACAAAAAGAAGAAGCGGTTCAGCCTAAAGCAGAGCAAGTTGCAGCACCAACTGCAGCCGAAATGAGCCAAAACCAGGCGGCTATGCAGTGTTCATTGGACGATCCTGAAGGCTGCGAAATGTGCGGAAGTTAA
- a CDS encoding NAD(P)-dependent oxidoreductase, protein MKIGIIKEGKIPIDKRVALTPTQAKEVMQRYPGVEVVAQRSDIRCFSDEDYENAGIKLVDSVDDCDTILGVKEVQIPDLIANKTFFFFSHTIKEQAYNRKLLQEVLKKNIRLIDYETLTDETSNRIIAFGRWAGIVGAYNGLWTYGKRYNLYNIRRAHECFDLEDLKTEYPKIDLPPIKIAITGGGRVAKGAMEVLLGAGIRKVTPDVFLHERLKEPVFTQLNSRDYHHKKDGSAFNRHEFFDHPEMYDGDFLKYAAVSDLLVACAYWDPKAPVLFSPADVMSESFKLRVIADVTCDIEGSIPSTKHATTIDDPIYDYNPSEDAVEKALTDEANITMMTVDNLPCELPRDASESFGNELINNVLPHLIGEDKQEVIKRATITNDGQLTERYKYLTDYVNG, encoded by the coding sequence ATGAAAATAGGCATCATCAAAGAAGGAAAAATTCCCATTGACAAACGTGTAGCGCTCACCCCGACGCAGGCCAAAGAGGTCATGCAGCGGTATCCAGGTGTGGAGGTAGTGGCACAACGGAGTGATATTCGGTGTTTTTCTGACGAAGATTATGAGAATGCTGGAATCAAATTGGTTGATTCAGTCGACGATTGTGATACGATATTAGGCGTAAAAGAGGTGCAGATCCCTGATTTGATCGCCAATAAGACCTTTTTCTTTTTCTCTCACACCATCAAGGAGCAGGCATACAACCGGAAGCTGCTTCAGGAAGTCTTGAAAAAGAACATCAGACTCATCGATTACGAGACGTTAACTGACGAAACCAGCAATCGTATCATTGCTTTCGGTAGATGGGCAGGTATCGTTGGCGCTTATAATGGCCTCTGGACATATGGAAAGCGCTACAACTTGTACAATATCCGAAGAGCACATGAGTGTTTTGACCTGGAGGACCTGAAAACAGAATATCCAAAAATTGATCTGCCTCCGATCAAGATAGCGATCACTGGGGGTGGCCGAGTCGCCAAAGGCGCCATGGAAGTTTTGCTTGGTGCGGGAATCAGAAAAGTAACGCCGGATGTTTTCCTGCATGAGCGATTAAAAGAGCCTGTTTTTACGCAACTCAATTCCAGAGATTATCATCACAAGAAAGACGGCTCTGCATTTAACCGTCATGAATTCTTTGATCATCCGGAAATGTATGATGGTGATTTCCTGAAATATGCAGCGGTCTCGGACCTACTCGTGGCTTGTGCCTATTGGGATCCTAAAGCACCTGTCCTTTTCAGCCCGGCTGATGTCATGTCAGAATCATTCAAATTGAGGGTGATTGCAGATGTGACTTGTGACATTGAAGGTTCTATACCTTCTACCAAACACGCTACGACCATCGATGATCCGATCTACGATTACAATCCTAGCGAGGATGCCGTAGAAAAAGCGTTAACTGATGAAGCGAACATCACTATGATGACCGTTGATAACTTACCTTGTGAATTGCCACGAGATGCATCAGAAAGCTTTGGAAACGAATTGATCAACAATGTATTGCCTCACTTGATCGGGGAAGACAAGCAAGAAGTCATTAAGCGCGCTACCATTACCAATGATGGCCAGTTGACAGAACGATACAAGTACCTCACGGATTATGTGAACGGATAA
- the gltX gene encoding glutamate--tRNA ligase, whose protein sequence is MTKVRVRFAPSPTGGLHIGGVRTALFNYLFARKNGGDFVLRIEDTDQTRFVEGAEEYIKDTLDWLSIPPDEGPVQGGEFVPYRQSERKDSYRQYAEQLVNDDQAYYAFDTPDAIEAMKEKLKAAGVTNPSYNASSRMSMQNSLTLSAEEVKQRMNNGDAYTIRLKVPQKKEIRFHDIIRGWVMVHAMNLDDKVLLKSDGMPTYHLANVVDDHLMEISHVIRGEEWLPSLPIHVLLYEFFGWTDSMPKFAHLPLLMKPEGEGKLSKRAAAKAGFPIFPLSWQESVSGDQHIGFKERGYLPEALINFLAFLGWNPGGERELFTLEELVQEFSLERVGKAGTRFDIEKAKWFNQYYLRETPTKDLVGNYLSAIAHDCTEETAGKIIELLKPRSTFPQDFVDQSKYFFEDPTEFDEKVIRKKWNAEAVKGLELFAAAISVHAQIGPEEAKELYSNTLNDAGINPGKVMQPLRLALTGQGSGPDLMIIIEIMGGLSVAERISSSINTLAKHID, encoded by the coding sequence ATGACAAAAGTGAGGGTGCGTTTCGCACCAAGCCCCACTGGTGGATTGCACATTGGAGGTGTAAGAACAGCGCTATTCAATTACTTGTTTGCCAGGAAAAACGGCGGTGACTTTGTGCTCAGGATCGAAGATACGGATCAAACGCGCTTTGTAGAAGGAGCGGAGGAGTACATCAAGGATACCCTCGACTGGCTGTCGATTCCTCCGGATGAAGGACCGGTACAAGGTGGTGAATTTGTTCCTTACCGGCAATCAGAAAGAAAAGACAGTTATCGCCAGTATGCCGAGCAATTGGTAAACGATGACCAGGCTTATTACGCATTTGATACGCCGGATGCCATCGAAGCCATGAAGGAAAAGCTAAAAGCTGCGGGTGTAACTAATCCCAGCTACAATGCGAGCTCGCGGATGTCCATGCAAAATTCATTGACGCTTTCAGCAGAGGAAGTAAAGCAGCGTATGAATAACGGTGATGCCTATACCATTCGGTTGAAGGTTCCCCAAAAAAAGGAAATCCGATTTCATGATATTATACGAGGCTGGGTGATGGTACATGCCATGAACCTGGATGACAAGGTATTATTGAAGTCGGACGGTATGCCTACATACCACCTGGCCAATGTTGTAGATGATCACCTAATGGAGATCAGTCACGTGATACGTGGGGAAGAATGGCTTCCTTCATTGCCAATCCACGTTTTGCTGTATGAATTTTTCGGATGGACGGACAGCATGCCCAAGTTCGCACACCTTCCGCTGTTGATGAAACCAGAAGGTGAGGGAAAACTCAGTAAAAGAGCTGCTGCAAAAGCCGGATTTCCAATATTCCCGCTTTCTTGGCAAGAATCAGTTTCAGGAGATCAGCACATTGGATTCAAGGAAAGAGGTTATTTACCGGAAGCATTGATCAACTTCCTTGCTTTCTTAGGTTGGAATCCTGGAGGAGAGCGGGAACTTTTCACGCTCGAAGAACTAGTGCAGGAATTCTCGCTGGAGCGTGTTGGAAAAGCAGGCACCAGATTTGATATAGAAAAGGCTAAATGGTTTAACCAGTATTATCTAAGAGAAACCCCGACCAAAGATCTTGTGGGTAATTACTTATCTGCTATAGCTCATGATTGTACTGAGGAAACGGCCGGAAAGATCATTGAACTGCTGAAGCCCAGATCTACTTTTCCGCAAGATTTTGTGGACCAGTCCAAATATTTCTTTGAGGACCCTACCGAATTCGATGAAAAGGTCATCCGCAAGAAGTGGAATGCAGAGGCGGTAAAGGGACTGGAGTTGTTTGCAGCGGCCATATCTGTGCATGCGCAGATTGGGCCAGAGGAAGCAAAAGAACTTTATTCCAATACGCTCAATGACGCAGGGATCAATCCTGGCAAAGTCATGCAGCCATTGCGATTGGCGCTTACAGGGCAGGGCTCTGGTCCTGATCTCATGATCATCATAGAAATCATGGGTGGTTTGTCGGTTGCAGAACGCATCTCTAGCTCAATAAATACGTTAGCTAAACATATAGATTAG
- a CDS encoding RidA family protein, with amino-acid sequence MKTIIKTDKAPAPIGPYNQAVIANGVLYVSGQIPLDPATGELVSGSIEEETEMVMKNLQAILEAANTSFDAVIKCSIFISDMGQFGQINAVYGNYFGEDAPARECVEVSQLPKGVNVEISCMALVS; translated from the coding sequence ATGAAAACCATTATTAAAACGGACAAGGCTCCTGCGCCTATTGGTCCTTATAACCAGGCAGTAATTGCCAATGGCGTGCTTTATGTTTCCGGACAGATCCCACTCGACCCGGCTACTGGTGAACTCGTGAGTGGTTCCATCGAAGAAGAAACAGAGATGGTCATGAAAAACCTTCAAGCCATTCTGGAAGCTGCCAACACGTCTTTTGATGCAGTCATAAAATGTTCGATCTTCATCAGTGACATGGGACAATTTGGGCAGATCAATGCCGTCTATGGTAATTACTTTGGTGAAGATGCTCCTGCACGAGAATGTGTGGAGGTCAGTCAATTGCCGAAAGGAGTAAATGTAGAGATTTCCTGCATGGCCCTGGTTTCATAA